A window of bacterium genomic DNA:
AAGCCCAATGCCGTTTTTTCCCTTTTCGGAAAAATCGAGCGACACGCTTGCCGATACCTGTGCGCCCCAGGCGCCGCCATGTATATTTGGAAGCGAGAGTTTTTGGTCTTTAAAAATGAGTCTAGTCGAGGTTTTTTGGGCTGGAATATCAAAAATCTCGCCGTCGATGTAAACATTACCCTCGATGTAATCATCGCCACCTGAGAGGTCAATGCGTACTTTGCCGTGTCCCACAAGAAAACCTAATCCAAGGATTGAGTCGATCTCGACTAAATCGACTTTTTCCCCACCGGCGATGAAATGCCATTCGAATGGATCGAAGCTGGAAATTTGGCCTTTAACATCGAGCGAGCTTCGGGCCAAGATAAGATTAATATCCATCTCCAGTATTTCATCGAAGGTCAGCTCTCCAGCAGCTTGAATAAGGCGGCCTCTTCCCGGAAGTAAGGCCCCCACGGAATCGATATTAAGCTCTATCCGTTTATCGGAATAGCCCATCGAACCCAGATAGCTGAAATTTTCTAAGGAGAAACCATCGGTATAGAAATACCCATTCGAGATATTAAGTGTATCTATTGTGAAATTCTTAATCTTATTAGAACTGCTTTTACCATTTTTATTCTGTGGAGTTGAGGGATTTTTGGATTCGCCAATTTTTATCGAAGGATTCCAGATAGCAAGGCGGCTAACTGCCATATTTTCTATGGAGAACCAAGCTTGTAGAGAATCCAATTCGATGGATAAACTGCCATCTTTCATTGAAAATTCGAGATTGTTAATATAGATGTAATTCAACCAAAAATCTAGGTTATCAAAATCGATTTCGGCTTCGATTTTTAGGAATCTCAAGGTCTTTTTCAAGGCGAGTTTTTGAAGAGGTGTCCATATCGTTAAAATATATACGCTTAAGGCGAAAAGCAATATCAGCCCCAGGGCTATGAGAAGAACTATAACCCCTTTTCGTTTGTGTTTCTTTTTATTCTCTGGTTTTTTCGCCAATTAGGTCTCCGCTTTGGCGTAAGTCCAATGGTGGTTTATTAAAAAATTTGCGAGCGAGGCAAATCCGACGCCGATAATGTTGGCTATAGCATAGTTAATACCCAATTGACTGCTTAGAATTAGCAGGATTGGGTAATTGACACCGTAGGCTGTGAATCCAGCCGAGAGATTGTATCTCATTAGGCGTTTAATGCGATTTGCATTTCTACGATCTCGCCATGTCCATGAATCGTTAATGAACCAGTTTCCGATAATCGAAAGCTCGATAGCAATTGCGCTTCCCGACCACGTTTGCATGCCGGCCACACCGACCAATAGCATCAAGAATCCCTGATTCACAATGAAGCCGAAGATACCCACGATTCCAAATTTCCATCCTCGGCGGAAATATTCACGAACCGGTATAGCCAAAGCATCTCCAGACTCTAAATGTAGTGGTCGGTTTGCCTGCACGAAGAGGTCTCAGTGTATCCGGGCCTTCCACCTTTGTGAAATATTTTTCAATGAGGGCTTCTTCCCTGAAAGGCTCTCGTGCATCGGCTACAAAGATACAATTTTTCCCTATCAAGGAGTCGATTTCGGTCCAATAGCTGTAATTTAAGCCATGCTGGCCGAGGATTTCGTTTGAATGTGTTTCCGGTTTGCCTTCGAGATAGAATCGAAGTTCTGAAGGGACTTTATAGCCCCATCCTGCAATAAAAGGCTCATCGGGCATTTCGTTTCGAATGGAATCTACAGCCGATGCAAGTTCGCGCCAGCCCTCCCAATATGATGCCTCGCCGCTCATGGGGATGAATGGTGTAAGCACTAGAATGTATAAAGCTAGGGTTTCAAATATTGCTATAGTTGCGGCCCATTTCAGGATTTTTATCCCGCGTTTCCTTTGGAGAATGAGTCCAACAAATAGGATAAGTCCTGATATATATGCTGGCGCAAGCCAGTTCATTTTTACCCAATATCGGAGTGCAACAAACGAGAAGAAAAGTAATGTCAATAGGGCGAAACAGGATAAATAGAGGTATC
This region includes:
- a CDS encoding GtrA family protein, which produces MAIPVREYFRRGWKFGIVGIFGFIVNQGFLMLLVGVAGMQTWSGSAIAIELSIIGNWFINDSWTWRDRRNANRIKRLMRYNLSAGFTAYGVNYPILLILSSQLGINYAIANIIGVGFASLANFLINHHWTYAKAET